CGGTCAATACGTTCGTGGCAACGTTCATCGGGGCCCCGGCAATGAACCTCGTCGAGGCCACCGTGAGCAATGGTGCGCTGACGTCGCCCGGGCTGGCGATTCCGGTTCCACGCGGGGCGGCCGGGCAGGTGCTGGTCGGCTTCCGGCCAGAGGCCTGGGATGTAGTGCCGGCCGGGACTGCGGGATCGTTGAGTGTCCGGGCCGAGTTGGTGGAGGAGTTGGGGTTCGAATCCTTTGTGTATGCAAGCCCTCTCGGGCAGGAGGGCTGGGCGTTACGGGCGCCGCGGATCGTGGTCCGCACCGACCGCCACACCGCGGTCGGGGTAGACGACACGATGGGGATCCTGCCGCACCCGCAAGAGGTGTGCTTCTTCGACGGCCGGACCGGGACTCGCATCCGCTGAGGATCGACTGCCATACCGACGGCGGGTGGTCCGCAGTGGGCCCGTTTCCAACTAGCGCAACTGGGAGCGTCCGCGTTGCAGCACGGCCTCCCGGTTTGCGGCGACGTCGTCGCCGCTGGTGCGAAATTGCCTGGCGGCCATCGCTTCCAACCACAGCCCGGCACTGGTGTGGGAGTCGTCGATGCGGTGGTAGGACGCCAGCAGTGCGCGCACCGCGTTCTGGTTGTTGCCGACGATGGACGCTGCGACGCGGCGGGCGGTGGGCAGCAGTTCGTCGTGCGGCACCACCTCGGTAACCAGGCCGGCCCGCAGCGCGTCGGCGGCGGCGAGGTAGTCGCCGGTAAGGCTCATCCGGCGGGCCATACCCACACCAACCTTCTGCGGCAACCGCACGCTGAGCCCCCATGTCGGCAGGAGACCCACCCGGGCATGGGTGTCGGCGAAGCGGGCGTGCTCTGAGGCGATCAGGATGTCGCAGTACAGCGCCAGCTCGAGCCCGCCGGTCACCGCCGCCCCGTTGATGGCGCCGATCACCGGCTTGGTCATGGCCGGCCAGCGCGGTGAGATGTCCGGCAATGCCGATTGGTCGCCCAGCTCTTTGAGGTCCAGTCCTGCGCAGAACACCGGATCGGCACCCGTAAGGACGATGACGTCTACGTCGTCGTCGGCGTCGGCTTCGGACAGAGCCCCGAAGAAGCGATCCCGCAGCGCCGCCGACAGCGCATTGCGGGACTGGGGGCGGTTAAGGGTCAAGGTGCGGATCCGCTCGTCGGTGTGGATCAGCAGGATGTCGTCGGCCATAGGGCAACCGTAGCCAGTTGCGGAAGGCGCCGACGGACCGTACCGCTGCACCCGTGAATGGCTGGGAATGGCTGGGCCATGTACGTCCGATGAACAATTGTCAACCGGCTTGGACGTTCGGCCCGAATAAAGCTACGCTTCGCTTCAGCTGATTAACAAGTGCAAGTAACAACTGTTGTGTACGCAACAGTGTGACTTTGCTCACTGTGTGGGATGGGCGGTGGACCAAGCACCAACACCAATGCCGCCACGTCCTCACTAAGGAGACGACGCGAATGGATTATGGCGGCTTACCACCGGAAGTCAACTCTGCCCGGATGTATACCGGCCCGGGGTCGATGTCGATGACGGCTGCGGCATCGGCCTGGAGTGCGCTGGCAGCCGAATTGGATTCCGCGGCAGCCGGCTATGAAACGCTGGTCAACCAGCTGGCCGGAGAAGGGTGGTTGGGCCCGGCATCGACGGCGATGGCCGCCGCCGTCGCTCCCTATGTTGTCTGGATGCGGGCCACCGCCGCTCAAGCCGAGCAGACGGCCATGCAGGCAAGAGCCTCGGCGGCCGCCTACGAGAACGCCTTTGCTGCGATGGTGCCACCGCCGGCGATCCTGGCCAACCGTCTGCAGTTGGCCGAGCTGATGCAGTCGAACGTCTACGGTCAGAACACCTCGGCGATAGCGGATTTAGAAGCCCAGTACGGCCAGATGTGGGCCCAGGACGCCACCGCCATGTACGAGTACGCTGCCGCTACCGGGTCCGCCACGACCCTGACCCCGTTCAAGCAGCCGCCGCACATCGTCAACCCCGCCGGCGCATCCGGCCAAACTGCTGCGGTCACGCACGCCGCTGCCACCTCGGCCGGCGCCAGCCAGTCAGCCCTTGCCCGTCTCATTTCGGGGATTCCCACGATGTTGCAAGGGCTCGCTACGCCCGTTGCTTCCGCGGTGTCGAGTTCACCACTGGCGTGGCTGTGGCAGATCCTGTTCGGAACCTCCACATTTCCCACGTCGATTGCGGCGTTGCTGACCGACTTGCAGCCATACGCCAGCTTCTTCTACAACACCGAGGGCCTGCCCTATTTCAGCATCGGCATGGCGAACAACTTTGTTCAGTCGAGCAAGACTTTGGGATTGCTCGGCGGCGCCACCCAGGCCGCGGCCGCCGCCGGCGGCGCCGCGCAGGGCGGCTTAGCAGGTTTGGGCAGCCTGGTGGGCGGCGGCGGGCAGATATCGACCGGTTTGGGCCATGCCGGGTCGATCGGCCGGCTGTCGGTTCCACCCTCGTGGGCACAGGCCCTGCCGGACGTCGAGTCCATCCCGGCGCGCATGCCGGTCGAGACGTTCAAATTCGCGCCCGACACCGGGGGTGCCGGAAACCTGTTGGGCGGCATGCCGCTTGGCGGGCCGGTGGGGCACGGCGCGACTGGTTCCGGTCCGCGATACGGTGTCCGCCCCACCGTGATGGCGCGTCCGCCGTTCGCCGGATAACTACTGATGGCTACCGATACGGCACCGAGCGGCCGAAAACCTGGCCCGCGGGTCAACGCCTGCGCCGTGGCGATTCTGCGGCTGCGGGTGTTGTCCGCGGGTGACGATCCGCAGTCACGGAGACGCCGATGATGTGCGGCGATTACGGGGCGCTGCCCCCGGAGATCAATTCCGCGCGCATGTATGCCGGTCCAGGGTCGGGATCCATGCTGGCCGGCGCCGCGGCTTGGGATGCGCTGGCAGGTGAGTTGGGCGCGATGGCGTCGGGCTACTCGTCGGTGATCTCCGAGCTGACCGGCGCGGCATGGATCGGTCCGGCGGCGGCTTCGATGATGGCCGCTGCCGCCCCGTATGTGACATGGCTCAGCGCCACCGCAATCCAGGCCGAACACACTGCCTGCCAGGCCCGGGCGGCCGCCGCCGCCTACGAGACAGCCTTCGCCATGACGGTGCCCCCGCCGGCGGTTACCGCCAACCGCGTCTTGCTGATGACGCTCGTCGCCACGAACTTCTTCGGGCAGAACACCCCCGCGATCGCTGCCACCGAGGCTGAATACGCCGAGATGTGGGCCCAAGACGCCGCCGCGATGTACGGCTACGCCGACTCGTCGGCAACCGCCACCGTGCTGAATCCGTTTAACCCTCCGCCGACGACAACCGGTCTGAGCGGACCACTTCGGCAAACAACCGCGGTGGCCGAAGTCGCTGCGACATCTGCAGGTACGGCAATATCGGCAAAGATTTGGGGGCTGGCCTCCACTCCGGCGATATCGGACGCGCTGGCACGGTTGTCATCGAACACGTGGTTCCCGGGATACGCGGCATTCGCACAATGGCTCGAGGCGCTGCTGCCCAATATCACCCCCGCGGAGCGGACCGCGCTGGTCCGGTTGGCCGGTTTGAGCTATTTCGGGATGGGGATGGCACAGTTCATTGCCTCGATCGCACAACAAACGATACCGGGGAGCCCGGGCGGCGCCGGCGACTCAGGGTCTTCGGTTCTTGACAGCTGGGGTCCGAAACTTCGCTTCGGGGCGCCGCCGGGTGCCGGCGCGGGTGGGGCAGCAGCGGTGCCCGAGCAGTATTGGGAACGCCTCGAGCGTCTGGCCAGGCCGGTGTCGGCGGTGATGGGCAAGGCCGGCTCGATCGGGTCGTTGTCGACGCCGAGCAGTTGGGACGCCGGCGTTCGGGCGCTGCACGCCGCCCCCTTGGATCAGCAATTCGACATCATCGGCTCGCTGGCGAACGCCAAGGCGAACGCCTACCTGCAGGGCATGCCGATGACAGCGGCCGGCAAGCACGCCGCGGCTGACCAGCGATACGGATTCCGGTATCGAGTGATGCAGCGCTCACCGTCTGCCGGGTAGCCGGGTACGCCGCACCTATCGTGGAGACATGTGCCGGAACATCACCGAACTGCGTGGCCTGGAACCCCCGGCCACGGCTGTCGAGATCGCGGCCGCCGCCCGCCAGTATGTGCGCAAGGTCAGCGGTATCGCCCGCCCGTCAGCGGCCAATGCCGAAGCGTTCGAAGCCGCGGTTGCGGAAGTGACGGCGACGACGACGCGGTTGCTGGCCGCGCTACCGGCGCGGCGTCAGCCACCCAAGTCTGTGCCGCCGCTGCGCCGGCCCGAGGTGCTGGCCCGGGTGGCGAGATCCCAGTGACGCCTGCGCTGAAGGAATGGAGTGCGGCCGTGCACGCGCTGCTCGATGGCCGCCAAACCGTGCTGTTGCGCAAGGGCGGCATCGGGGAGAAGCGGTTCGAGGTGGCGGCCGGAGAGTTCTTGTTGTTCCCGACGGTCGCGCACAGCCACGCGCCGCGGGTCCGACCCGAGCACCGCGACTTGTTAGCCCGCGCGGCCGCCGACAGCACCGACGAGCGACTGGTGGTGCGGGCTGCGGCGAAAGTCGTTGCAGCACTGCAGGTTAACCGGCCAGAGGGGCTGGACGACATTCAGGATCTGCATATCTGGACCACCGCGTCGATCCGGGCGGACCGGCTCGACTTCCGGCCCAAGCACAAGCTGGCCGTCCTGGTGGTGTCCGCGATGCCGCTCACCGAGCCCGTGCAGGTCACCCGCATCCCCGAGTACGCCGGTTGCACCAGCTGGGTTCAGCTGCCGGTTGCGCCGAGTCTGGCGGCACCGGTGCATGACGATGCGGTGCTAGCCGAGGTCGCCGCCCGGGTTCGTGACGCGGTCGGCTGACGGGCCGGCGGGAAGCAGCAGCCGGGACTTGCCGAAATGCACCGAATGGGTGGCCGGCTTGGTCTGCCGGCCGGTGAGTGCCGGTTCTCCGGTACCCAGGTTGGCCGCGTAGCGCGGAAACCAACTGCCGGCGATCAGGACGCGGATACGGGAGCCGGCTTTGAACCGGTGGGCGACGGCGTCGAGTTCGATGCCGACCGTCTCCGGCGCGTCCCCGAGCCGGCGGTAGCCGTCGCTGACATTGCGTGATCGGCCCTTGGCGTCGACCTCGCTGACCCGGACGAACACGTCGACGTTGGGGTTGTCCGAGGAGTGCGTCAACTCGACGACGGGGTTGCCGTAGACGTACAGATCGCGGGCAAGAGGGTTCCCGGTAAAGCACAGCACGTCGTCGCGCCGCGCGAGCCGGCTGTCGTTGCGGTAGCCGCCCTTCGACAGCAGCGGACCACCCGTGATGGGTGTCGGATCGGTCGGATCGAAGCGGAAAGTCGCCGGTGGCGCGCCGGCCGGCGGCGCCTTCTCGTCAAGGCGGCCATTCGGCTGCAAGTACAGCACCCGTTCGGTAGTGGCCGGCGGCCACTGGGGCAGGGAGCGCCAGCCGTGGCGGTTCACGAAGACCCGGACGGCAGCCGGGCGGCGCGGGGCGGGCGAGTTGCCCACGTGGGCGTCCAGCCAGTCCAACGACTCCCGAGCGCAGGTGGCCAGCCCTTTGCTCATCGTCTGGGTGTGGGTCCACGGACCGACTGTCAGCGCCACGTCGACCCCGCGGTCGCGCAGCTGCCGATACTGGTGCAGCGTCTGGTCCAGGAAGATGTCCTGCCACCCGGTCAGCAGCAGGACCGGAACCTCGACGCGGTCCAATGCGGCGGGGTAACGCCGAGATTCCCAGAAGGGGTGATCGTGGTCGGCGTTTTCCACCCAGGATTCGAACCAGGGGGCGCCCTCGCCGAGCAGTGTCCGGGCCGCCGAGTTCATCGGCGACCCGGAGATGGCACGTTTCACCTTGCGCGGCGCCCGTAGCTGGCGGATCGCGCCTCGCAGCGGCCCCGATTCTTCTTGACGGGAAACCAGGTAACTCCAGCCCAAGAAGTCGTTGACGGCGAACGATCCGGTGCTCCACACCGAGGCCCGGAAATCGTGTGGCCCCACGGTGATGACGGCCGCGGCCAGCTCCGGCGGCGGATCGTGCAGCAGCGCCCACTGAGTGAAACCCAAGTACGAGAGGCCGACGGTTCCGAACCGGCCGGTAAACCACGGTTGGCGCCGCAACCACTCGACGGTGTCGGCACCGTCGGCCGCTTCGTTGGCCATCGGTTCGAATTCGCCGGCCGACCCGAAAGTTCCGCGCACGCTTTGCAACACCACGTGATAGCCGCGCGCGGCATACAGCCCGGCGAACACCAAAGAAAACGGGAAGCCCCGCCCGTAGGGGCCGCGGACCAGCAGCGTGCCGACGGGTTCGGACGTGGTGGGTGCGTAGTGGTCGGCTACCAGGTGAATCCCGTCGCGCATGGGGACGTGCACCCGGCTCACGGTGTAGCGCGTGGTCGCGCGGGGCAGACGCAGCAGCGCGCCAACCGCTCCCGGGACGGCGCGGCCGGCTCGCCTGCTCGGGCCGCGCTGCTCGGACCGTGGCGAGGTGGCGCTCACTGTGCGCGGCCTAGAACTTGTAATACGGGGCCAGATCGTTGGCCCGTTGCAGGTTGGTGGAGGGGCAGTCGACGTCGGGCTCGGAGTAGACCGTGGAGTAGAACAGCGACTGCTGGATCACCCCATAGCTCGTTTTGAACGTCACCATGCACGAGGAGTACCAGAAGCTGTTGTGGTAGGTCGGCTTGAGCACCCAATACTGCGCGGCGCGGTGGCCGGCGATGGTGGTCTCGATGGCGTCCGCCGGCAGAGTCTGGGCGTAGCTGCGCCAGGTGATGGGCTCGACGGCCAGCTGATAGTTGCCCGCGTCGTAGTGGCACCGCAACCCCTCCTCGGCTTCCGGCGGTGTGTAGGCGAGGCCGAGGCGCTGGACTGCGTCGAAGGGAATGTCGTTGCACGGGTCGAACGGGCTCGGATCGGTGGTCGCCACGATGGGGCTCTTCATGGTGGTCGACATCGGTTCTGCGGTTGACCGCAACTCGACACTGCCGTCGGCCGGCGACGCCGAGGCGCCATGCCAGCCCACGGTCCCCGCTACGGCAGCTGTGACCAGCGCACCGAGCGCTCCGGCCAGACGCACCTTGGCGAACACCACACCCCCTGCCTTTGGCGGTCCCTTTGCCGGGAGTGTACAAGTCCTCGCCGCGGCCGTCACCGAGGTTCGCTGAGTTGTGCACCCATGAGGCGCTTGGCATGCTGGGGTCTCCACATGGCATCAGGAGGTTGGGATGTTTCAGCTCAGCCCGGAGGAGTGGATGTCCTCGGCGGTGCACGTGACCGGTCAGGGTGAGGGGTTGGCGACAGCGCATTTGACGTCCGACTATCGGCTTCAGTCGGCGCAGGTGGGCTGGCAAGGCGCCTCGGCGACGGCGCTCGATGCCAAACTGGGCGACTGGTTAGAGGTGTCCAGGGCGCTGCTGACCCGGGTCGGTGACCACGCACGCGGCCTGCACGAGGCCGCTGTCCGGCACGCGGCGGCGGAGGAGGAAAGGGCACATGCGTTAGCGCGGGTCGGCGCTTCTGCCGTCGGTACGACGCGTCAGGTGTGATCGGTGTCCTTGACGGTGGCCGATATCGATCGGTGGAACGCGCAAGCGGTCCGGGAGGTGTTTCACGCCGCCAAGTCC
The nucleotide sequence above comes from Mycobacterium pseudokansasii. Encoded proteins:
- a CDS encoding enoyl-CoA hydratase; translation: MADDILLIHTDERIRTLTLNRPQSRNALSAALRDRFFGALSEADADDDVDVIVLTGADPVFCAGLDLKELGDQSALPDISPRWPAMTKPVIGAINGAAVTGGLELALYCDILIASEHARFADTHARVGLLPTWGLSVRLPQKVGVGMARRMSLTGDYLAAADALRAGLVTEVVPHDELLPTARRVAASIVGNNQNAVRALLASYHRIDDSHTSAGLWLEAMAARQFRTSGDDVAANREAVLQRGRSQLR
- a CDS encoding PPE family protein; the protein is MDYGGLPPEVNSARMYTGPGSMSMTAAASAWSALAAELDSAAAGYETLVNQLAGEGWLGPASTAMAAAVAPYVVWMRATAAQAEQTAMQARASAAAYENAFAAMVPPPAILANRLQLAELMQSNVYGQNTSAIADLEAQYGQMWAQDATAMYEYAAATGSATTLTPFKQPPHIVNPAGASGQTAAVTHAAATSAGASQSALARLISGIPTMLQGLATPVASAVSSSPLAWLWQILFGTSTFPTSIAALLTDLQPYASFFYNTEGLPYFSIGMANNFVQSSKTLGLLGGATQAAAAAGGAAQGGLAGLGSLVGGGGQISTGLGHAGSIGRLSVPPSWAQALPDVESIPARMPVETFKFAPDTGGAGNLLGGMPLGGPVGHGATGSGPRYGVRPTVMARPPFAG
- a CDS encoding PPE family protein gives rise to the protein MMCGDYGALPPEINSARMYAGPGSGSMLAGAAAWDALAGELGAMASGYSSVISELTGAAWIGPAAASMMAAAAPYVTWLSATAIQAEHTACQARAAAAAYETAFAMTVPPPAVTANRVLLMTLVATNFFGQNTPAIAATEAEYAEMWAQDAAAMYGYADSSATATVLNPFNPPPTTTGLSGPLRQTTAVAEVAATSAGTAISAKIWGLASTPAISDALARLSSNTWFPGYAAFAQWLEALLPNITPAERTALVRLAGLSYFGMGMAQFIASIAQQTIPGSPGGAGDSGSSVLDSWGPKLRFGAPPGAGAGGAAAVPEQYWERLERLARPVSAVMGKAGSIGSLSTPSSWDAGVRALHAAPLDQQFDIIGSLANAKANAYLQGMPMTAAGKHAAADQRYGFRYRVMQRSPSAG
- a CDS encoding DUF2277 family protein, with product MCRNITELRGLEPPATAVEIAAAARQYVRKVSGIARPSAANAEAFEAAVAEVTATTTRLLAALPARRQPPKSVPPLRRPEVLARVARSQ
- a CDS encoding DUF1802 family protein, which gives rise to MTPALKEWSAAVHALLDGRQTVLLRKGGIGEKRFEVAAGEFLLFPTVAHSHAPRVRPEHRDLLARAAADSTDERLVVRAAAKVVAALQVNRPEGLDDIQDLHIWTTASIRADRLDFRPKHKLAVLVVSAMPLTEPVQVTRIPEYAGCTSWVQLPVAPSLAAPVHDDAVLAEVAARVRDAVG
- a CDS encoding CocE/NonD family hydrolase gives rise to the protein MSATSPRSEQRGPSRRAGRAVPGAVGALLRLPRATTRYTVSRVHVPMRDGIHLVADHYAPTTSEPVGTLLVRGPYGRGFPFSLVFAGLYAARGYHVVLQSVRGTFGSAGEFEPMANEAADGADTVEWLRRQPWFTGRFGTVGLSYLGFTQWALLHDPPPELAAAVITVGPHDFRASVWSTGSFAVNDFLGWSYLVSRQEESGPLRGAIRQLRAPRKVKRAISGSPMNSAARTLLGEGAPWFESWVENADHDHPFWESRRYPAALDRVEVPVLLLTGWQDIFLDQTLHQYRQLRDRGVDVALTVGPWTHTQTMSKGLATCARESLDWLDAHVGNSPAPRRPAAVRVFVNRHGWRSLPQWPPATTERVLYLQPNGRLDEKAPPAGAPPATFRFDPTDPTPITGGPLLSKGGYRNDSRLARRDDVLCFTGNPLARDLYVYGNPVVELTHSSDNPNVDVFVRVSEVDAKGRSRNVSDGYRRLGDAPETVGIELDAVAHRFKAGSRIRVLIAGSWFPRYAANLGTGEPALTGRQTKPATHSVHFGKSRLLLPAGPSADRVTNPGGDLG
- a CDS encoding DUF3558 family protein, yielding MFAKVRLAGALGALVTAAVAGTVGWHGASASPADGSVELRSTAEPMSTTMKSPIVATTDPSPFDPCNDIPFDAVQRLGLAYTPPEAEEGLRCHYDAGNYQLAVEPITWRSYAQTLPADAIETTIAGHRAAQYWVLKPTYHNSFWYSSCMVTFKTSYGVIQQSLFYSTVYSEPDVDCPSTNLQRANDLAPYYKF